The following are encoded in a window of Nocardioides houyundeii genomic DNA:
- a CDS encoding extracellular solute-binding protein, producing MKLNRWGAAAAAVLLSTSLAACGGDGGSDAEKGVALTEKMMKMPEIDDSDGLVIRGEQIADKSLLERARKESLDWYTASGAESAELTAARFEAETGVKVKMTRLPSGKLNERVLSESGAGRLSAGVVTITDPVLAEGFADEGVFVPYQTPTYDDLVEEGNVVWNDGEYYTAYYSAYAFAYNDQAVEEADAPTSWNDLLDPKWKGKVGIVNAGAGGTVQGLADFQERVMGKDYWAALAAQEPRIFDTTSVQLEALARGEIKVITAGFNSTYGAEEAGAPIELVIPEEGISGTFNMQGLTNAGEDSPAAQLFMNWTMSKSAQEFAAAQGFVGSRTDFDQVPSGHYQLPKADDESFVLYTPEDARERGEDIVARWNKAFNFSG from the coding sequence ATGAAGCTCAACCGATGGGGCGCAGCGGCCGCGGCCGTCCTGCTCAGCACCTCGCTGGCCGCTTGCGGCGGCGACGGTGGCTCGGACGCCGAGAAGGGCGTCGCGCTGACCGAGAAGATGATGAAGATGCCCGAGATCGACGACTCCGACGGCCTGGTCATCCGCGGTGAGCAGATCGCCGACAAGTCGCTGCTGGAGCGGGCCCGCAAGGAGTCGCTGGACTGGTACACCGCGTCCGGCGCCGAGAGCGCGGAGCTGACCGCGGCGCGGTTCGAGGCGGAGACCGGGGTCAAGGTCAAGATGACCCGACTGCCCTCGGGCAAGCTCAACGAGCGGGTGCTCAGCGAGTCCGGCGCCGGGCGCCTGTCCGCCGGCGTGGTCACCATCACCGACCCGGTCCTGGCCGAGGGCTTCGCGGACGAGGGCGTCTTCGTGCCGTACCAGACTCCCACCTACGACGACCTGGTGGAGGAGGGCAACGTCGTCTGGAACGACGGCGAGTACTACACCGCCTACTACTCCGCCTACGCCTTCGCCTACAACGACCAGGCAGTCGAGGAGGCCGACGCCCCGACGAGCTGGAACGACCTGCTCGACCCGAAGTGGAAGGGCAAGGTCGGCATCGTCAACGCCGGTGCCGGCGGCACCGTCCAGGGCCTGGCCGACTTCCAGGAGCGCGTGATGGGCAAGGACTACTGGGCCGCCCTGGCCGCCCAGGAGCCCCGGATCTTCGACACCACCTCGGTGCAGCTCGAGGCCCTGGCCCGCGGCGAGATCAAGGTCATCACGGCCGGCTTCAACAGCACCTACGGTGCCGAGGAGGCCGGTGCGCCGATCGAGCTGGTGATCCCCGAGGAGGGAATCTCCGGCACGTTCAACATGCAGGGCCTGACCAACGCGGGCGAGGACAGCCCGGCCGCCCAGCTCTTCATGAACTGGACCATGTCGAAGTCCGCCCAGGAGTTCGCGGCGGCCCAAGGCTTCGTCGGGTCGCGTACCGACTTCGACCAGGTCCCCAGCGGGCACTACCAGCTGCCCAAGGCCGACGACGAGTCGTTCGTCCTCTACACCCCCGAGGACGCGCGTGAGCGCGGCGAGGACATCGTCGCCCGGTGGAACAAGGCGTTCAACTTCAGCGGCTGA
- a CDS encoding MmgE/PrpD family protein, whose translation MALKPYPACRYTHAAVAAGEQLQADHPDWGQVERVVAHLPSGPAYALVSRPYADRGAPLVDAQFSLPWQLAALWVTGRYDLTTLHGGDLGREDIALAAARIEVVQDLPESAVMSGARVEVLLADGTTASAEAAMPGGAGQGTTRADLARKVTSCLQVGAVADPAAASARLWELADALPDLDAAALQAALQRCTPGSA comes from the coding sequence ATCGCCCTCAAGCCCTACCCCGCGTGCCGCTACACCCACGCCGCGGTCGCCGCGGGCGAGCAGCTCCAGGCCGACCACCCGGACTGGGGCCAGGTCGAGCGCGTCGTCGCGCACCTGCCCTCCGGCCCGGCGTACGCCCTGGTCTCCCGCCCCTACGCGGACCGCGGAGCACCGTTGGTCGACGCCCAGTTCTCCCTGCCGTGGCAGCTCGCCGCACTGTGGGTCACCGGCCGCTACGACCTGACCACCCTGCACGGCGGGGACCTCGGTCGTGAGGACATCGCCCTGGCGGCCGCGCGGATCGAGGTCGTCCAAGACCTCCCCGAGAGCGCGGTGATGTCAGGCGCCCGCGTCGAGGTGCTTCTGGCCGACGGCACGACTGCCTCCGCGGAGGCGGCGATGCCCGGCGGCGCCGGCCAGGGCACCACCCGTGCGGATCTCGCCCGCAAGGTCACCTCCTGCCTCCAGGTCGGAGCGGTGGCGGACCCCGCCGCCGCGAGTGCCCGGCTGTGGGAGCTGGCCGACGCGCTGCCCGACCTGGACGCGGCCGCTCTCCAGGCGGCGCTCCAGCGCTGCACCCCCGGCTCCGCCTGA
- a CDS encoding ABC transporter ATP-binding protein: MDVRIDDLSLTFGDFTAVKHLSLDIENGESLVLLGQSGCGKTSTMRCVAGLEDPSGGSITIGGTTVFDADKRVNVNPNKRNVGLVFQSYAVWPHMTVLENVSFPLKMKKRSKKDTKVKAMETLERVGLAHLADRGASMLSGGQMQRVALARSLAMEPNVMLLDEPLSNLDARLREDLRVELRRLQLELGLTCIYVTHDQGEALALADRIAIMQGGRISQLANPWDTYRAPASASIAEFLGVSNIFGVRPPAERSSRLRLREHELEVAFGTDLPQDTSDLSVCIRPEHVRIDSLSDAGAVPTGPNSWPGKVEVSVFQGSFARCSVRLDAGPLIEVQSHEEFAGLLHMGDRVLVEVDPKHVRVLPGEVHPESGEES; the protein is encoded by the coding sequence ATGGACGTGCGTATCGACGACCTGTCGCTCACCTTCGGCGACTTCACCGCCGTCAAGCACCTGAGCCTCGACATCGAGAATGGCGAGTCGCTCGTGCTCCTCGGTCAGTCGGGGTGCGGCAAGACCAGCACCATGCGCTGCGTGGCCGGGCTCGAGGACCCCAGCGGTGGCTCGATCACCATCGGCGGCACCACGGTCTTCGACGCGGACAAGCGGGTCAACGTGAACCCCAACAAGCGCAACGTCGGACTGGTCTTCCAGTCCTACGCGGTGTGGCCGCACATGACGGTCCTGGAGAACGTCTCCTTCCCGCTGAAGATGAAGAAGCGCTCCAAGAAGGACACCAAGGTCAAGGCCATGGAGACCCTCGAGCGAGTGGGGCTGGCCCACCTCGCGGACCGTGGAGCGAGCATGCTCTCCGGTGGTCAGATGCAGCGGGTCGCACTGGCTCGCAGCCTGGCCATGGAGCCCAACGTGATGCTGCTCGACGAGCCGCTGTCCAACCTGGACGCCCGGCTGCGCGAGGACCTCCGGGTCGAGCTGCGCCGGCTCCAGCTGGAGCTGGGCCTGACCTGCATCTACGTCACCCACGACCAGGGCGAGGCACTGGCGCTGGCCGACCGGATCGCCATCATGCAGGGCGGACGGATCTCCCAGCTGGCCAACCCCTGGGACACCTACCGGGCGCCGGCGTCGGCCTCGATCGCGGAGTTCCTCGGGGTGTCGAACATCTTCGGGGTCCGTCCTCCGGCGGAGCGCTCCTCGCGGCTGCGACTGCGGGAGCACGAGCTCGAGGTCGCCTTCGGCACCGATCTGCCCCAGGACACCAGCGACCTGTCGGTCTGCATCCGTCCCGAGCACGTGCGGATCGACTCGCTGAGCGACGCCGGTGCCGTGCCGACCGGCCCCAACTCGTGGCCCGGCAAGGTCGAGGTCAGTGTCTTCCAGGGCTCCTTCGCCCGTTGCTCGGTCCGGCTCGACGCCGGTCCGCTCATCGAGGTGCAGAGCCACGAGGAGTTCGCGGGCCTGCTGCACATGGGCGATCGGGTCCTGGTCGAGGTTGACCCCAAGCACGTCCGGGTCCTCCCCGGCGAGGTGCACCCGGAGTCGGGGGAGGAGTCCTGA
- a CDS encoding MaoC family dehydratase encodes MILPAVVSTPAELEALVGVELGPGPWLSVDQERIDTFARATGDHQWIHVDAERAATGPYGRTIAHGYLTLSLISSLAEDLYRFDLGTARLNYGLDKVRFPAPVPVGSRVRLRCTVAEVVSRNGSLLVPIDFTVDLEGSERPACVARKMSLVLLD; translated from the coding sequence ATGATCCTTCCCGCCGTCGTCTCCACCCCCGCCGAGCTCGAGGCCCTGGTCGGCGTCGAGCTCGGCCCCGGGCCGTGGCTGAGCGTGGACCAGGAGCGGATCGACACCTTCGCGCGAGCCACCGGCGACCACCAGTGGATCCACGTGGACGCCGAGCGCGCAGCCACCGGCCCCTACGGCCGCACCATCGCGCACGGCTACCTCACGCTGTCGCTGATCTCGTCCCTGGCCGAGGACCTCTACCGCTTCGACCTCGGCACCGCCCGGCTCAACTACGGCCTGGACAAGGTCCGCTTCCCGGCCCCGGTGCCGGTCGGCTCCCGGGTGCGGCTGCGCTGCACGGTCGCCGAGGTGGTCTCCCGGAACGGCTCCCTGCTGGTCCCGATCGACTTCACCGTCGACCTCGAGGGCAGCGAGCGGCCGGCCTGTGTCGCGCGAAAGATGTCGCTGGTGCTGCTCGACTGA
- a CDS encoding acyl-CoA dehydrogenase family protein, whose amino-acid sequence MDFSLTPEQTALVESVTKLAEREFGPRAFTRTEFAWDSLKVLADNDLTGLTLPVELGGQGASLLDAVLVMMAITKVCPHSADALQASNFGAIRQVANFGSDFVKAEVLPKFLSGEALVTAGMSEPEAGSALTDLRTSARIEGDHVILNGQKIWNSHGPDATHSVVWCRFGPKASDIGAVLVPFDSPGFTRGKRELHMSGESHCQLFFDECKVPVEYVLADSGALKKMLSVFGVERMGNASRALALAEKAFDMAVEHASTRTQFGKNLCEFQGLQWKFADMKVELDAAKMLLLRAVANADAGTPDSTEAAIAKLHANRTAFSVANDAMQVFGASGYSQEFPLEYIVRRTRGWMIAGGSVEILKNTIAQDIFGRRFDQRAGAAR is encoded by the coding sequence ATGGACTTCAGCCTCACCCCCGAACAGACCGCCCTCGTGGAGTCGGTGACCAAGCTCGCGGAGCGCGAGTTCGGCCCGCGTGCGTTCACGCGCACCGAGTTCGCCTGGGACAGCCTCAAGGTGCTGGCCGACAACGACCTGACCGGTCTCACCCTGCCCGTCGAGCTCGGCGGCCAGGGCGCCTCCCTGCTCGACGCCGTCCTGGTGATGATGGCGATCACCAAGGTGTGCCCGCACAGCGCCGACGCGCTGCAGGCCTCCAACTTCGGCGCCATCCGCCAGGTCGCCAACTTCGGCTCCGACTTCGTCAAGGCTGAGGTGCTGCCGAAGTTCCTCTCCGGCGAGGCCCTGGTCACCGCCGGCATGAGCGAGCCCGAGGCCGGCAGCGCGCTGACCGACCTGCGCACCTCCGCACGCATCGAGGGCGACCACGTCATCCTCAACGGCCAGAAGATCTGGAACTCCCACGGTCCCGACGCCACCCACTCGGTGGTCTGGTGCCGCTTCGGCCCCAAGGCCAGCGACATCGGCGCCGTGCTGGTGCCCTTCGACTCCCCGGGCTTCACCCGCGGCAAGCGCGAGCTGCACATGTCGGGCGAGTCCCACTGCCAGCTCTTCTTCGACGAGTGCAAGGTGCCGGTCGAGTACGTGCTGGCCGACAGCGGCGCCCTGAAGAAGATGCTCTCGGTCTTCGGCGTCGAGCGGATGGGCAACGCCTCGCGTGCCCTGGCGCTGGCCGAGAAGGCGTTCGACATGGCCGTCGAGCACGCCTCGACCCGCACCCAGTTCGGCAAGAACCTCTGCGAGTTCCAGGGCCTGCAGTGGAAGTTCGCCGACATGAAGGTCGAGCTGGACGCGGCCAAGATGCTGCTGCTGCGCGCGGTGGCCAACGCCGACGCCGGCACCCCGGACTCCACCGAGGCCGCCATCGCCAAGCTGCACGCCAACCGCACCGCCTTCTCGGTGGCCAACGACGCCATGCAGGTCTTCGGTGCCAGCGGCTACTCCCAGGAGTTCCCGCTGGAGTACATCGTGCGCCGTACCCGCGGCTGGATGATCGCCGGAGGCTCGGTGGAGATCCTGAAGAACACCATCGCCCAGGACATCTTCGGTCGTCGCTTCGACCAGCGGGCCGGTGCTGCCCGATGA
- a CDS encoding MmgE/PrpD family protein: METQPAPNRRWASVHDRDREQLRQLLVDALALAAAGTASQDADRVLSGLASLGGGEVRVPWTDLALGAPQAVAATSTLIHAWDFDDTHDEAVVHTASVVVPVALAAAATGRATGMAVADGITTGVHVLSRLARLTGPRHGVIRTAGLGSLAAAATAATVWGLPDHQVEHAMALALGAALAPEPARPSSTARSPSGSSPGSPRSSA, translated from the coding sequence ATGGAGACCCAGCCCGCGCCGAACCGGCGCTGGGCGTCGGTGCACGACCGCGACCGCGAGCAGCTGCGGCAGCTCCTGGTCGACGCGCTCGCCCTGGCCGCGGCCGGGACCGCGTCGCAGGACGCGGACCGGGTGCTCTCCGGCCTGGCGTCCCTGGGCGGGGGAGAGGTCCGCGTGCCGTGGACCGACCTGGCGCTGGGCGCCCCGCAGGCGGTCGCGGCCACGTCGACGCTGATCCACGCCTGGGACTTCGACGACACCCACGACGAGGCCGTGGTGCACACCGCGAGCGTCGTGGTGCCGGTCGCGCTGGCCGCCGCCGCCACCGGTCGGGCGACCGGCATGGCGGTCGCCGACGGCATCACCACCGGAGTCCACGTGCTCTCCCGCCTGGCCCGCCTGACCGGCCCCCGGCACGGCGTGATCCGCACCGCCGGACTCGGCTCGCTGGCCGCCGCCGCGACCGCCGCGACCGTCTGGGGCCTCCCGGACCACCAGGTCGAGCACGCGATGGCGCTGGCCCTGGGTGCAGCGCTGGCCCCGGAACCCGCCAGGCCGTCGTCGACGGCTCGGTCGCCAAGCGGATCCAGCCCGGGCTCGCCGCGCAGTTCGGCCTGA
- a CDS encoding ABC transporter permease — protein MATLTSPPQPQVPLADAPKPPRRSNVSWRKRWLTSGVLLVILAVLILVPAALVLLAAFSGSVPRPGNISFDLTLDNFSIFKAAQVQDAFLNSMVLAICATVLACGIGASLAFLAARSDIPVPKFIYMIGLMPLFLPSYVGALAWSILGSPNAGLLNIAQQDLGTSVPLDIYSMPGMIFVFAMYYSPYTFLLVHGAMSLMSPDLEEAARVHGATSRGMLRLVSFPLALPALIGSAILTFTLIFENFPVAQVLGTPGGIDTLPTAIFRLLNATPSRGNESAAIAVVLVVIVVFVTWLQNRALRKRSFTTVTGKGVRQKKVTLGRARIPVLLLALVFFLLSIVLPIAALVVTAGQTSPYMTSLSQLTSAGGLDFSSFSDVLDSSSFREAAFNSAVVSVFAAVTGTVLAFVCGYVVYRSKASGRGLVETVSMVPLAIPAVVLGMGLLWTWLVMPIPLYGTLAVLVVAFIAVQSPQGFRESPPPSWPPTGTWRTVR, from the coding sequence ATGGCGACCCTGACCTCTCCGCCGCAGCCCCAGGTGCCGCTGGCCGACGCGCCGAAGCCGCCGCGTCGCTCCAACGTCAGCTGGCGCAAGCGGTGGCTCACCTCGGGTGTCCTGCTGGTCATCCTGGCGGTCCTGATCCTGGTGCCCGCCGCCCTGGTCCTGCTGGCCGCGTTCAGCGGCTCGGTGCCCCGGCCGGGCAACATCAGCTTCGACCTGACCCTGGACAACTTCAGCATCTTCAAGGCCGCCCAGGTCCAGGACGCGTTCCTGAACTCGATGGTGCTCGCGATCTGCGCCACCGTGCTGGCCTGCGGGATCGGCGCCTCGCTGGCGTTCCTGGCGGCCCGCTCGGACATCCCGGTGCCGAAGTTCATCTACATGATCGGCCTGATGCCGCTGTTCCTGCCCTCCTACGTCGGTGCGCTGGCCTGGTCGATCCTGGGCAGCCCCAACGCAGGACTGCTCAACATCGCCCAGCAGGACCTGGGCACCTCGGTGCCGCTGGACATCTACTCGATGCCGGGGATGATCTTCGTCTTCGCGATGTACTACTCGCCGTACACGTTCCTCCTGGTCCACGGCGCGATGTCGCTGATGAGCCCGGACCTGGAGGAGGCGGCCCGGGTGCACGGTGCGACCTCGCGCGGGATGCTGCGCCTGGTCTCGTTCCCGCTGGCGCTGCCGGCGCTGATCGGGTCGGCGATCCTGACCTTCACCCTGATCTTCGAGAACTTCCCCGTGGCCCAGGTGCTGGGCACGCCGGGGGGCATCGACACCCTGCCGACGGCCATCTTCCGGCTGCTCAACGCGACTCCCTCGCGCGGCAACGAGAGCGCCGCGATCGCGGTGGTCCTGGTGGTCATCGTGGTCTTCGTGACGTGGCTGCAGAACCGGGCGCTGCGCAAGCGGTCCTTCACCACGGTCACCGGCAAGGGCGTGCGACAGAAGAAGGTCACCCTGGGCCGGGCCCGGATCCCGGTCCTCCTGCTGGCGTTGGTCTTCTTCCTCCTCTCGATCGTGCTGCCGATCGCGGCGCTGGTCGTGACGGCGGGGCAGACCTCGCCGTACATGACCTCGCTGAGCCAGCTCACCTCCGCGGGCGGTCTGGACTTCAGCTCCTTCAGCGATGTGCTGGACTCCAGCAGCTTCCGCGAGGCCGCCTTCAACAGTGCGGTGGTCAGCGTCTTCGCCGCCGTGACGGGCACCGTCCTGGCCTTCGTGTGCGGGTACGTCGTGTACCGGTCCAAGGCCTCGGGCCGCGGCCTGGTGGAGACCGTGTCGATGGTCCCGCTGGCGATCCCGGCCGTGGTGCTGGGCATGGGTCTGCTGTGGACCTGGCTGGTGATGCCGATCCCGCTCTACGGCACCCTCGCCGTGCTGGTGGTGGCCTTCATCGCCGTCCAGTCGCCCCAGGGGTTCCGGGAGTCGCCTCCTCCATCCTGGCCACCGACCGGGACCTGGAGGACAGTGCGGTGA
- a CDS encoding MmgE/PrpD family protein, whose protein sequence is MLPDERRHPAGQPHRCRPRRGHRRRGRLRPGQLHRAPAPEVEHHVRRLLVDYMAAVVPGSTTDVARAVASHVAVTYGGDQATAIGLGRVSAPGAAFLNGTSCHSLEVDDGYTPGSVHPSSVCFPAVLAAAEALGSDTATTMRGLAVALELTSRLAAAGHPTTWRNHFHNTPLAGVVAAACGVAVLRGLSGDQLHDALGIAASHAGGLFAFLGKSAEVKRVHPGKAARDAIVSVELAAAGVTGPRSIIEAPHGYVEAFAADGFKVDVLLGGLGKKWVVLDSYVKPYPSCRHLHGPIDAVLALRAEHGVALADVAEVTVRTYTVASHHAATDVDSLLDAQMSIPFAVATTLAHDEVGLTEFGQEARRDRALLDLVGRVRVLADEQSDSEYPRLRPATVELTLHDGRTLSNRVELPYGEPGNPVSDEEMTAKFIRLAGPVIGEAAATELVAELWAFESLGVIARTDAARRNPR, encoded by the coding sequence GTGCTGCCCGATGAGCGCCGCCACCCCGCAGGTCAGCCCCACCGGTGCCGCCCTCGACGGGGCCACCGACGCCGTGGTCGCCTTCGTCCTGGACAGCTACACCGCGCCCCTGCCCCCGAGGTCGAGCACCACGTGCGCCGGCTGCTGGTCGACTACATGGCAGCCGTCGTCCCGGGGTCGACCACCGACGTGGCCCGTGCCGTGGCCAGCCACGTCGCGGTCACCTACGGCGGCGACCAGGCCACCGCGATCGGGCTCGGCCGGGTCTCCGCGCCGGGCGCTGCGTTCCTCAACGGGACCAGCTGCCACAGCCTCGAGGTCGACGACGGCTACACGCCGGGATCGGTGCACCCCAGCAGCGTCTGCTTCCCGGCCGTGCTGGCCGCAGCGGAGGCCCTGGGCAGCGACACCGCCACCACCATGCGCGGCCTCGCGGTCGCCCTGGAGCTGACCTCCCGGCTCGCCGCGGCGGGTCACCCCACCACCTGGCGCAACCACTTCCACAACACGCCGCTGGCCGGTGTGGTCGCGGCCGCCTGCGGCGTCGCGGTGCTCCGCGGCCTCAGCGGGGACCAGCTGCACGACGCGCTGGGCATCGCGGCCTCGCACGCCGGTGGGCTCTTCGCGTTCCTCGGCAAGTCCGCCGAGGTCAAGCGGGTGCACCCGGGCAAGGCCGCCCGCGACGCGATCGTCAGCGTCGAGCTGGCCGCGGCCGGGGTCACCGGGCCGCGCTCGATCATCGAGGCGCCGCACGGCTACGTCGAGGCCTTCGCCGCCGACGGGTTCAAGGTCGACGTGCTGCTCGGCGGGCTCGGCAAGAAGTGGGTGGTGCTGGACTCCTACGTCAAGCCCTACCCGTCGTGCCGCCACCTGCACGGCCCGATCGACGCCGTGCTGGCGCTGCGTGCCGAGCACGGTGTCGCCCTGGCCGACGTCGCGGAGGTCACGGTGCGGACCTACACCGTGGCCTCGCACCACGCCGCCACCGACGTGGACTCGCTGCTCGACGCCCAGATGAGCATCCCGTTCGCGGTCGCCACCACCCTGGCCCACGACGAGGTCGGACTCACCGAGTTCGGCCAGGAGGCCCGGCGCGACCGCGCCCTGCTCGACCTCGTCGGCCGGGTGCGCGTGCTGGCCGACGAGCAGTCCGACTCCGAGTACCCGCGCCTGCGGCCGGCCACCGTGGAGCTCACGCTCCACGACGGCCGGACCCTGAGCAACCGGGTCGAGCTGCCCTACGGCGAGCCCGGCAACCCGGTCTCGGACGAGGAGATGACCGCCAAGTTCATCCGCCTCGCCGGTCCCGTGATCGGGGAGGCTGCGGCCACCGAGCTGGTGGCCGAGCTGTGGGCCTTCGAGTCCCTCGGCGTGATCGCCCGTACCGACGCAGCCCGGAGGAACCCCCGATGA
- a CDS encoding acetate--CoA ligase family protein — protein MTQLTEQPVRTPESRARLGQALLNPSSVAIIGASDDVRKTTARPLRFLRQQGFTGTVYPVNPRRETVLGERAWPDIASLPEVPDHVFIVANTPLVTDAVRECGRAGVPLVTVLSGGFGETGDGAERLAELLAVAAEYGVRIVGPNSIGVVNPRNGLMLTANAAFAEEGIPVGSSFVASQSGSVIGALMTRAKARGLGFSGFVSTGSEVDLTLGEICQSTLDDPEVGSYTLFMESLENAAELGEFAVQAAARQKPVTVYKLGRSDAAAALTVSHTGALSGEDDEADAFFAACGFARVDNFEALIEAEALQRRVGPPVATGGDRVAVITSTGGGAAILVDQLETLGVSVARPSRAVFARLEALGLDIEENLIIDLTLAGTKHELVKGALEVLRSSGEFDLVLFVIGSSARLNPELAVSAIAEAAHGPVPVAAWALPDALASVELLHRAGVPAFRTAEACAQAVAATVGRRPLEPAVFAGRSAITVSEETNTLDERGSAEVLAALGVRFPVTTTCGTDAVPAAAPRFPAVVKALSEQLPHKSDAGAVVLGVADNAGIGDAVSTIVENVAAYDSSVELDRFLVQEMVQDTVLEALVGYRVSPTVGPLVLLAAGGVHTELYQDSALRLAPVTAEQAHEMVAEVKAMQIARGFRGGPEGDLEALVETVVAVSQLALARPDVVEAEINPVAVQRVGEGVIALDALVRLAAPSPTQQSRSQ, from the coding sequence ATGACCCAGCTGACAGAGCAGCCCGTCCGCACGCCCGAGTCCCGGGCCCGGCTCGGCCAAGCCCTGCTCAACCCCAGTTCCGTGGCGATCATCGGTGCCTCCGACGATGTCCGCAAGACCACCGCACGACCCCTGCGGTTCCTGCGCCAGCAGGGCTTCACCGGCACCGTCTACCCGGTCAACCCGCGCCGGGAGACGGTGCTGGGGGAGCGCGCCTGGCCTGACATCGCCTCGCTGCCCGAGGTGCCCGACCACGTCTTCATCGTGGCCAACACGCCGCTGGTCACCGACGCCGTCCGCGAGTGCGGTCGTGCCGGGGTGCCCCTGGTGACCGTGCTCTCCGGTGGCTTCGGCGAGACCGGCGACGGTGCCGAGCGGCTCGCGGAACTGCTCGCGGTGGCCGCCGAGTACGGCGTCCGCATCGTCGGCCCCAACAGCATCGGCGTGGTCAACCCGCGCAACGGCCTGATGCTCACCGCCAACGCCGCCTTCGCCGAGGAGGGCATCCCGGTCGGGTCGTCCTTCGTGGCCTCCCAGTCCGGCAGCGTCATCGGTGCACTGATGACGCGTGCCAAGGCCCGTGGTCTCGGCTTCTCGGGCTTCGTCTCCACCGGCTCCGAGGTCGACCTGACCCTCGGTGAGATCTGCCAGTCCACCCTGGACGATCCCGAGGTCGGCTCCTACACCCTCTTCATGGAGTCGCTGGAGAACGCCGCGGAGCTCGGCGAGTTCGCCGTGCAGGCGGCCGCCCGGCAGAAGCCGGTCACCGTCTACAAGCTCGGTCGCAGCGATGCCGCCGCCGCCCTCACCGTCTCCCACACCGGCGCCCTGTCGGGTGAGGACGACGAGGCGGACGCGTTCTTCGCAGCCTGCGGCTTCGCCCGCGTCGACAACTTCGAGGCCCTGATCGAGGCCGAGGCGCTGCAGCGCCGCGTCGGCCCGCCGGTGGCCACCGGCGGCGACCGGGTCGCGGTCATCACCTCCACCGGTGGCGGCGCGGCGATCCTGGTCGACCAGCTGGAGACCCTCGGCGTCTCGGTCGCCCGGCCCAGCCGTGCGGTGTTCGCGCGGCTGGAGGCGCTCGGCCTGGACATCGAGGAGAACCTGATCATCGACCTCACCCTGGCCGGCACCAAGCACGAGCTGGTCAAGGGCGCCCTCGAGGTGCTGCGCAGCAGCGGTGAGTTCGACCTGGTGCTCTTCGTGATCGGCTCCTCGGCCCGGCTCAACCCCGAGCTTGCGGTCAGCGCCATCGCCGAGGCCGCCCACGGCCCGGTGCCGGTCGCGGCCTGGGCCCTGCCCGACGCGCTCGCCTCGGTCGAGCTGCTCCACCGGGCCGGGGTGCCCGCCTTCCGCACCGCGGAGGCCTGCGCTCAGGCGGTGGCAGCGACCGTGGGTCGTCGGCCGCTGGAGCCTGCGGTCTTCGCCGGTCGCTCGGCCATCACGGTGTCCGAGGAGACCAACACCCTGGACGAGCGCGGCTCGGCCGAGGTGCTGGCCGCCCTCGGCGTCCGGTTCCCGGTGACCACCACCTGCGGCACCGACGCGGTGCCCGCGGCCGCACCCCGGTTCCCCGCCGTGGTCAAGGCGCTCTCGGAGCAGCTGCCGCACAAGTCGGACGCCGGCGCGGTGGTCCTCGGCGTGGCCGACAACGCCGGGATCGGCGACGCGGTCTCCACCATCGTGGAGAACGTCGCGGCCTACGACAGCTCGGTGGAGCTGGACCGGTTCCTGGTCCAGGAGATGGTGCAGGACACCGTCCTGGAGGCCCTGGTCGGCTACCGGGTCAGTCCCACCGTCGGTCCGCTGGTGCTGCTGGCCGCCGGTGGCGTGCACACCGAGCTCTACCAGGACTCCGCTCTGCGGCTGGCGCCAGTCACCGCCGAGCAGGCCCATGAGATGGTCGCCGAGGTCAAGGCGATGCAGATCGCCCGCGGCTTCCGCGGTGGCCCCGAGGGAGACCTCGAGGCCCTGGTCGAGACCGTCGTCGCCGTCTCGCAGCTCGCTCTCGCGCGACCCGACGTGGTCGAGGCCGAGATCAACCCGGTAGCGGTCCAGCGTGTCGGCGAGGGCGTCATCGCCCTCGACGCCCTGGTACGCCTCGCCGCACCTTCCCCGACCCAACAATCCAGGAGCCAGTGA